The region ATGCTAAAAAAGTCATTAATGATTTGACAATTCAGTATAACCGTGCCAGACAGGCGGCGATTACACAAGAAATTACAGAAATCGTAGCAGGAGCTAGTGCCCTAGAATAGGCACTAGTCCAGCTCGTATGAAAATGAACTTAGGACCTAGTTAAGCTAGGGACCGACAGTATCTTATATAGAATAGGAGAAGGAGATGAGTTCAGGTAAAATTGCTCAGGTTATCGGACCCGTTGTAGACGTCTTGTTTGCAGCAGGGGAAAAACTTCCTGAGATTAACAATGCACTTGTCGTCTACAAAAATGACGAAAGAAAAACAAAAATCGTCCTTGAAGTAGCCTTGGAGTTGGGAGATGGTATGGTTCGTACTATCGCCATGGAATCAACAGATGGTTTGACTCGTGGAATGGAAGTATTGGACACAGGTCGTCCAATCTCTGTACCAGTAGGTAAAGAAACTTTGGGACGTGTCTTCAATGTTTTGGGAGATACCATTGACTTGGAAGCTCCTTTTACAGAAGATGCAGAGCGTCAGCCAATTCATAAAAAAGCTCCAACTTTTGATGAGTTGTCTACCTCTTCTGAAATCCTTGAAACAGGGATTAAGGTTATCGACCTTCTTGCCCCTTACCTTAAAGGTGGTAAAGTTGGACTTTTCGGTGGTGCCGGAGTTGGTAAAACCGTCTTAATCCAAGAATTGATTCACAACATTGCCCAAGAACACGGTGGTATTTCAGTATTTACTGGTGTTGGGGAACGTACTCGTGAGGGGAACGACCTTTACTGGGAAATGAAAGAATCAGGTGTTATCGAGAAAACAGCCATGGTATTTGGTCAGATGAATGAGCCACCAGGAGCACGTATGCGTGTTGCCCTTACTGGTTTGACAATCGCCGAATACTTCCGTGATGTAGAAGGCCAAGACGTGCTTCTCTTTATCGATAATATCTTCCGTTTCACTCAGGCTGGTTCAGAAGTATCTGCTCTTTTGGGTCGTATGCCGTCAGCCGTTGGTTACCAACCAACACTTGCTACGGAAATGGGTCAATTGCAAGAGCGTATTACATCAACTAAAAAGGGTTCTGTAACCTCTATCCAGGCTATCTATGTGCCAGCGGATGACTATACTGACCCAGCGCCAGCAACAGCCTTCGCTCACTTGGACTCAACAACTAACTTGGAACGTAAGTTGGTACAATTGGGTATCTACCCAGCCGTTGACCCACTTGCTTCAAGCTCACGTGCCTTGGCACCTGAGATTGTTGGAGAAGAGCACTATGCAGTTGCTGCTGAAGTAAAACGTGTTCTTCAACGTTACCATGAATTGCAAGATATCATTGCTATCCTTGGTATGGATGAGCTTTCTGATGAAGAAAAGACCTTGGTTGCTCGTGCCCGTCGTATCCAGTTCTTCTTGTCACAAAACTTCAACGTTGCGGAACAATTCACTGGTCAGCCTGGTTCTTATGTTCCAGTTGCTGAAACTGTTCGTGGCTTTAAGGAAATCCTTGATGGTAAACACGACCACTTGCCAGAAGATGCCTTCCGTGGTGTAGGTTCTATCGAAGATGTGATTGCAAAAGCTGAAAAAATGGGATTTTAAGAGGTGATCTATGGCTCAGTTAACTGTCCAGATCGTGACACCAGATGGTCTCGTCTATGATCACCATGCCAGCTATGTATCAGTTCGAACTCTGGATGGTGAGATGGGAATCTTGCCACGACATGAAAATATGATTGCAGTTTTAGCAGTTGATGAGGTTAAGGTTAAACGTTTAGATGATGAAAATCACGTGAACTGGATTGCAGTGAACGGAGGCGTTATCGAAGTTGCTAATGGTGTTATCACAATCGTTGCTGACTCTGCAGAACGTGCTCGTGATATCGACGTTAGTCGCGCAGAACGTGCCAAACTTCGAGCAGAGCGTGAAATTGAAGAAGCACAAGACAAACACTTGATTGACCAAGAACGTCGTGCGAAGATTGCACTGCAACGCGCCATTAACCGTATTAATGTCGGAAATAGACTATAAGAAAAAAATGAACTTGGTAACTCAAGTTCATTTTTTATGGTTTCTTAAGGGGCAAAACTGATGCAGACTGCTTCTGGTACATGGAAGTCGTTAGAAAGTTCTGCTAGACGACCGGTTTCAGGATTGCGTTTAAAGACGGTTGCATTGTCAGAGTCTTGATGGACAGCAATGACAAATTCTTGATCCGGGGTCAAATCAAAATCACGTGGAGTCTGACCATGTGTCGGAACGATTTCTAATAACTCTAAGCTACCGTCCGCAAGAATTGTATATGCTGCGATAGAATCATGACCACGGTTAGAAGCGTAGAGGTATTTACCATCTTTAGAGAGACGAATAGCAGCAGTACCATTAAAGCCTTTATAACCGTCTGGTAGAGTTGAAATGACTTGCATGCGTTCAAATTCGCCAACACCATCGTAGATTAAGACTTCAATAGTGCTATTGAGTTCACAAATCAGATAAGCGATTTTATAGTGGTTATGGAAAATGATATGACGTGAGCCTGCTCCTGACTGGCTGTGATATGTATAGAGTTTAGATAATTTCCCTTCTTGATCAAGGTCATAGGTGATGACTTGGTCAGTTCCTAAATCACAAGTCACTAGATAGTGGTCAGGTGTTAAATCTGTAAAGTGAACATGGGGAGAAGCTTGATTCTCATGTGGACCTTGGCCACTGTGTTGATCAACATCACTAAGTAGAAGACGACCACCTTCCTGACGTTTATAAACAAGGACCTGTCCCTTGTGGTAGTTTGCTGCGTAAATCAAATCACGCTCTTCATCAACGGCAACATAACAGTGGGGGGCTCCCTCTTCAACGACATGATTCAATAAGGTACCATTAGTTTGATAGGCTGCAATTCCCCCCTTATCATCTTGACTACCAACAGTGTATAAATGTTGGTGCTGGTCAAAGGCAAGGTAGGTTGGACTTGGTTCAGCTGCAAAAAGTTCTAGATTTGAAAGCTGCCCAGTTTCTGTATCAAAGTCTGCCTTGTAAATCCCTTGGGAAGTCCGACGTGTGTAAGTTCCAAAATAAACAGTTTCTTTCATGACTATACCTCTTTATAAAGATAATACTATTATATCACAAAATAGATTCACAATATGATATGCGGTACAATTCAATGGTATGTAAGCACTTTAAAAAAGAGTTATTTTGATCTAAAAATGGTATAATGAGAGAACAATAGAAAGGAAGTATTTATGGAGCAAAAAGAGAAACATTTTAGCCTATCTTGGTTTTTCAAGTGGTTTTTGGATAACAAGGCAATTACGGTATTTTTGGTAACCTTATTATTAGGACTGAATCTTTTTATTTTAAGTAAGATTAGTTTTCTATTTTCACCTGTTTTAGACTTTTTGGCAGTCGTGATGTTGCCAGTCATTCTATCTGGTTTACTATACTATTTATTAAATCCTATAGTTGATTGGATGGAGAAACACAAAATCAATCGTGTTATAGCGATTAGTATTGTCTTTGTCATCATCGCTCTCTTTATCATTTGGGGCTTGGCAGTAGCTATTCCAAATCTGCAACGTCAAGTTTTAACATTTGCAAGAAATGTACCAATCTACCTTGAAGATGCTGATCGAGTTATTGATGATTTGGTAACTAAGCGTTTACCAGATGATTTCAGACCTCAGTTAGAACAAGTTTTGACAAACTTCTCAAGTCAGGCTACAGTTTGGGCAAGTAAAGTTTCTTCTCAGGCAGTCAACTGGGTGAGCGCCTTTATTAGCGGGGCTTCTCAAGTGATTGTTGCCTTGATTATCGTTCCGTTCATGCTCTTTTATCTTTTGCGTGATGGGAAAGGCCTACGTCACTATTTGACCCAATTCATGCCAACGAAATTGAAAGAACCTGTTGGACAAGTTTTATCAGATGTGAATCAGCAGTTGTCTAATTATGTTAGAGGACAAGTAACAGTGGCTATTATTGTAGCAGTAATGTTTATCATCTTCTTCAAGATTATTGGTCTACGCTATGCGGTTACACTGGGGATTACTGCTGGTATTCTAAATCTGGTTCCTTATTTGGGTAGTTTCCTAGCCATGCTTCCTGCCCTAGTATTGGGCTTGATTGCTGGGCCAGTTATGCTTTTAAAAGTAGTGATTGTCTTTATCGTAGAACAAACTATTGAAGGTCGTTTTGTCTCTCCATTGATTTTGGGAAGTCAATTAAACATCCATCCCATTAATGTTCTCTTTGTTTTGTTAACTTCAGGATCCATGTTTGGTATCTGGGGAGTCTTGCTCGGTATTCCGGTTTATGCTTCTGCTAAAGTTGTCATTTCAGCCATTTTTGAATGGTATAAGGTAGTCAGTGGCCTATATGAACTAGAGGGAGAGGAAGATAAGAGTGAACAATAGTCAACAGATGTTACAGGCTTTGGAGGAGCAAGATTTAACCAAGGCTGAGCACTATTTCGTCAAAGCTTTAGAAAATGATCCAAGTGACCTTCTGTATGAGTTGGCAACTTATCTTGAAGGGATTGGTTTTTATCCTCAGGCCAAGGAAATTTACTTGAAAATTGTAGAAAATTTTCCAGAGGTTCATCTTAATCTAGCAGCTATTGCTAGTGAGGATGGTCAAATCGAAGAAGCCTTTGCTTATCTTGAGGAAATCCAAGCTGACAGTGACTGGTATGTTTCGGCTTTGGCTCTGAAGGCAGACCTTTACCAGTTGGAAGGTTTGACAGATGTGGCGCGTGAGAAATTATTGGAGGCCTTGACTTACTCAGAAGATCCTCTCTTGATATTGGGATTAGCAGAGTTGGATAGTGAGTTGGAAAATTATCAAGAGGCCATTCAAGGCTATTCCCAGTTAGATAATCGTACTATTTATGAGCAAACAGGCATTTCCACCTATCAACGGATTGGCTTTGCCTATGCCCAGTTAGGGAAATTTGAAACGGCTACAGAGTTTTTAGAAAAAGCCCTGGAGTTAGAATACGATGACTTAACAGCTTTTGAGTTAGCCAGTCTTTACTTTGATCAAGAAGAATACCAAAAAGCTGTCCTCTACTTTAAGCAGCTTGATACCATTTCACCTGACTTTGAAGGCTATGAGTATGGTTATAGTCAGGCCTTGCATAAGGAACATCAGGT is a window of Streptococcus mitis DNA encoding:
- the atpD gene encoding F0F1 ATP synthase subunit beta; translation: MSSGKIAQVIGPVVDVLFAAGEKLPEINNALVVYKNDERKTKIVLEVALELGDGMVRTIAMESTDGLTRGMEVLDTGRPISVPVGKETLGRVFNVLGDTIDLEAPFTEDAERQPIHKKAPTFDELSTSSEILETGIKVIDLLAPYLKGGKVGLFGGAGVGKTVLIQELIHNIAQEHGGISVFTGVGERTREGNDLYWEMKESGVIEKTAMVFGQMNEPPGARMRVALTGLTIAEYFRDVEGQDVLLFIDNIFRFTQAGSEVSALLGRMPSAVGYQPTLATEMGQLQERITSTKKGSVTSIQAIYVPADDYTDPAPATAFAHLDSTTNLERKLVQLGIYPAVDPLASSSRALAPEIVGEEHYAVAAEVKRVLQRYHELQDIIAILGMDELSDEEKTLVARARRIQFFLSQNFNVAEQFTGQPGSYVPVAETVRGFKEILDGKHDHLPEDAFRGVGSIEDVIAKAEKMGF
- a CDS encoding F0F1 ATP synthase subunit epsilon, whose amino-acid sequence is MAQLTVQIVTPDGLVYDHHASYVSVRTLDGEMGILPRHENMIAVLAVDEVKVKRLDDENHVNWIAVNGGVIEVANGVITIVADSAERARDIDVSRAERAKLRAEREIEEAQDKHLIDQERRAKIALQRAINRINVGNRL
- a CDS encoding lactonase family protein, giving the protein MKETVYFGTYTRRTSQGIYKADFDTETGQLSNLELFAAEPSPTYLAFDQHQHLYTVGSQDDKGGIAAYQTNGTLLNHVVEEGAPHCYVAVDEERDLIYAANYHKGQVLVYKRQEGGRLLLSDVDQHSGQGPHENQASPHVHFTDLTPDHYLVTCDLGTDQVITYDLDQEGKLSKLYTYHSQSGAGSRHIIFHNHYKIAYLICELNSTIEVLIYDGVGEFERMQVISTLPDGYKGFNGTAAIRLSKDGKYLYASNRGHDSIAAYTILADGSLELLEIVPTHGQTPRDFDLTPDQEFVIAVHQDSDNATVFKRNPETGRLAELSNDFHVPEAVCISFAP
- a CDS encoding AI-2E family transporter produces the protein MEQKEKHFSLSWFFKWFLDNKAITVFLVTLLLGLNLFILSKISFLFSPVLDFLAVVMLPVILSGLLYYLLNPIVDWMEKHKINRVIAISIVFVIIALFIIWGLAVAIPNLQRQVLTFARNVPIYLEDADRVIDDLVTKRLPDDFRPQLEQVLTNFSSQATVWASKVSSQAVNWVSAFISGASQVIVALIIVPFMLFYLLRDGKGLRHYLTQFMPTKLKEPVGQVLSDVNQQLSNYVRGQVTVAIIVAVMFIIFFKIIGLRYAVTLGITAGILNLVPYLGSFLAMLPALVLGLIAGPVMLLKVVIVFIVEQTIEGRFVSPLILGSQLNIHPINVLFVLLTSGSMFGIWGVLLGIPVYASAKVVISAIFEWYKVVSGLYELEGEEDKSEQ
- a CDS encoding tetratricopeptide repeat protein, with product MNNSQQMLQALEEQDLTKAEHYFVKALENDPSDLLYELATYLEGIGFYPQAKEIYLKIVENFPEVHLNLAAIASEDGQIEEAFAYLEEIQADSDWYVSALALKADLYQLEGLTDVAREKLLEALTYSEDPLLILGLAELDSELENYQEAIQGYSQLDNRTIYEQTGISTYQRIGFAYAQLGKFETATEFLEKALELEYDDLTAFELASLYFDQEEYQKAVLYFKQLDTISPDFEGYEYGYSQALHKEHQVQEALRIAKQGLEKNPFETRLLLAASQFSYELHDASGAENYLLTAKEDAEDTEEILLRLATIYLEQERYEDILDLQSEEPENLLTKWMIARSYQEMDDLDTAYEHYQELAGDLKNNPEFLEHYIYLLRELGYFEEAKVNAQAYLKLVPDDVQMQELFERL